The proteins below are encoded in one region of Nitrosomonas ureae:
- a CDS encoding Hsp33 family molecular chaperone HslO: protein MSNYVQRFLLEDLDIRGAIVHLDSVWQEMLFGRSYPQPVTQLLGEMSAITLLLGENLKQTGRLIIQLTGSGPISLLLMDCTESLHLRGMAKCEQTIKVQSVPDLLGPGHLILTLDMPSMRESYQSIVPLDGKTITEIFEHYFKQSDQLPSRLFLVTAHNAIFGLLLQKLPNADLQDPDGWVRSEALAATIQDHKLFDLTAEEILTRLFYKETIRIFDAQSVQSGCQEDPAKIYSMLRSLGRKEVDSILKEFGEVIVSDDICNREYRLDALAVDAIFREGGPTIH, encoded by the coding sequence ATGAGCAATTATGTACAACGTTTCCTACTGGAAGATTTGGATATACGCGGCGCTATCGTACATCTCGATTCCGTCTGGCAGGAAATGTTATTCGGACGCAGCTATCCTCAGCCTGTCACACAATTGTTAGGTGAAATGAGCGCAATTACCTTGCTACTGGGCGAGAACCTCAAACAAACCGGGCGCCTGATCATTCAACTAACTGGCAGCGGCCCTATCTCCTTGCTGCTAATGGATTGTACTGAGAGCCTGCATCTGCGTGGCATGGCGAAATGCGAACAAACCATCAAAGTACAATCAGTTCCCGATTTACTTGGCCCTGGCCACTTAATCCTTACACTCGATATGCCATCAATGCGGGAATCATATCAAAGCATCGTACCACTTGATGGCAAAACGATTACTGAAATTTTTGAACATTACTTCAAGCAATCCGATCAATTGCCATCGCGTTTATTTCTGGTCACTGCTCACAATGCCATTTTTGGTTTATTGCTACAAAAACTGCCCAATGCTGACTTACAAGATCCCGATGGATGGGTCCGTAGCGAGGCACTAGCGGCTACAATCCAGGATCATAAATTATTCGATCTAACCGCAGAAGAAATCTTGACACGTTTATTTTATAAAGAAACCATTCGCATTTTCGATGCTCAATCCGTTCAATCCGGTTGTCAGGAAGATCCGGCCAAGATTTATTCCATGCTTCGATCATTAGGGCGAAAAGAAGTTGATTCAATTTTGAAAGAATTTGGCGAAGTCATTGTTAGCGACGATATCTGCAATCGTGAATATCGCTTAGATGCGCTGGCTGTTGATGCAATATTTCGAGAAGGCGGACCAACCATTCATTAA